Proteins encoded together in one Oscillospiraceae bacterium window:
- a CDS encoding RNA polymerase sigma factor → MEDEPIVRMYLARDEEAIRETQKKYGNYLNRISQNILQDTSDSEECVNDTYLAAWNSIPPHRPEILRTYLGKLTRRISLDCIRKKYAGKRRGGDFELSVDELEDCLPASGTLYDEIENARLGEVIGRYLYGLPKDKRRMFVCRYWHSYSVKEISEVFGISETKAANVLYRIRKDLKTYLESEDLFHG, encoded by the coding sequence ATGGAAGACGAACCGATTGTCCGTATGTACCTGGCCAGAGACGAGGAAGCAATAAGAGAAACGCAGAAGAAATACGGGAATTACCTGAATCGCATTTCTCAAAACATTCTTCAGGACACTTCCGACAGCGAGGAGTGCGTAAACGACACTTATCTTGCCGCCTGGAATTCGATTCCTCCGCACAGACCGGAAATACTGCGCACTTATCTCGGCAAGCTTACGCGCCGTATCTCGCTTGACTGTATAAGAAAAAAATATGCCGGCAAGCGCAGGGGCGGCGATTTTGAACTGTCGGTCGACGAGCTTGAGGATTGTCTGCCCGCATCCGGTACTCTGTATGATGAAATCGAAAACGCAAGACTCGGCGAAGTAATCGGGCGATACCTGTATGGTCTGCCGAAGGATAAACGAAGAATGTTTGTCTGCCGGTACTGGCATTCGTATTCCGTCAAGGAGATCTCCGAGGTTTTCGGGATAAGTGAAACAAAGGCGGCCAATGTTCTATACCGTATACGCAAGGACCTAAAAACATATCTTGAAAGTGAGGATTTATTTCATGGATAA
- a CDS encoding YgiQ family radical SAM protein codes for MKNEYPYNEFLPITAAECEARGWDAPDFVYVTGDAYVDHPSFGVAIISRVLESSGFRVAILAQPGCESGDDFRRFGKPKLGFLVTGGNIDSMVAHFTSDKKRRKYDYFSPGGKPGLRPDRAVITYCNRIRESYKDVPIIIGGLEASLRRFAHYDYWSDRVRRGILLDSRADIISYGMGEKSVPEIAKLLEKGVPVRKIRSVRGTAYLQKASEPQPEGTVFAGEFDDIVSDKAKYARAFKIQYDAMDSITGYPVAEGYKDRVLIQNPPSPPLSREELDRVYSLPYTRRYHPSYETDGGIPALTEVKFSVTHNRGCFGACSFCSIAYNQGREVRSRSIESVLDEIRLLTLMPDFKGYIHDIGGPTANFRYPSCSKQLTDGLCKNRRCLTPKPCKNLIADESEYCELLSRAEKIDGIKAVFIRSGIRYDYMLLDKKSGFFRKLVSDHVSGQLKVAPEHCSPQVLGLMGKPPIEVYEKFKDEYFRLCAECGKEQYLVPYLMSSHPGSTEKDAQILHEYIKTWGYDPEQVQDFYPTPGTASTCMFWTGLDPFTGKPVYVPRSPEEKRTQKKLLHVERKNHRTKKDHN; via the coding sequence ATGAAAAACGAATATCCATACAATGAATTTCTTCCGATAACGGCCGCTGAATGCGAAGCGAGAGGGTGGGACGCGCCGGATTTCGTATATGTGACGGGCGACGCGTATGTCGATCATCCGTCCTTCGGAGTCGCGATAATATCGCGCGTACTTGAATCCTCCGGCTTCCGCGTTGCGATACTTGCTCAGCCGGGATGCGAATCAGGCGACGATTTCCGCAGATTCGGAAAGCCGAAGCTCGGCTTCCTCGTTACGGGCGGAAATATTGATTCCATGGTCGCGCACTTCACCTCTGACAAAAAGAGGCGCAAATACGATTATTTTTCGCCGGGCGGAAAGCCCGGTCTGCGCCCTGACAGAGCGGTCATAACATATTGCAATCGGATAAGGGAATCATATAAGGACGTGCCGATAATTATCGGCGGACTCGAAGCGTCATTGAGACGGTTCGCACATTACGATTACTGGAGCGACAGGGTGCGGCGCGGCATCCTGCTTGATTCACGCGCGGATATCATCAGCTATGGCATGGGAGAAAAATCCGTGCCGGAAATAGCGAAGCTCCTTGAAAAAGGAGTGCCGGTCAGGAAAATCCGCTCCGTGCGCGGAACCGCATATCTACAGAAAGCCTCCGAGCCACAGCCGGAGGGAACGGTTTTCGCCGGAGAATTCGACGACATCGTTTCTGACAAGGCAAAATACGCGCGCGCGTTCAAAATTCAATATGATGCGATGGACTCCATCACCGGATATCCGGTCGCGGAGGGATATAAAGACAGGGTGCTTATACAAAATCCGCCCTCTCCGCCGCTCTCGCGCGAAGAGCTCGACAGGGTCTATTCGCTTCCGTACACACGCCGATATCATCCTTCGTATGAAACGGATGGCGGAATTCCTGCGCTTACCGAAGTGAAATTTTCCGTAACGCACAACCGCGGCTGCTTCGGCGCTTGCTCGTTCTGCTCGATAGCGTACAATCAGGGACGCGAGGTCAGATCACGCTCGATAGAATCCGTGCTTGATGAAATAAGGCTTCTCACCCTGATGCCGGATTTCAAGGGGTATATTCATGACATAGGCGGTCCGACCGCCAATTTCAGATATCCCTCGTGCAGCAAGCAGCTTACGGACGGCTTGTGTAAGAATCGCAGGTGCCTTACTCCAAAGCCCTGCAAAAACCTGATTGCCGACGAAAGCGAATACTGCGAGCTTTTATCACGCGCCGAAAAAATTGACGGTATAAAGGCCGTTTTTATCCGCTCCGGGATAAGATACGATTATATGTTATTGGATAAAAAGAGCGGGTTTTTTAGAAAGCTTGTCTCCGATCATGTCAGTGGACAGCTCAAGGTCGCTCCTGAGCATTGTTCTCCCCAAGTACTCGGGCTGATGGGAAAGCCCCCGATAGAAGTTTACGAGAAATTCAAGGACGAATACTTCCGCCTGTGCGCCGAATGCGGCAAGGAGCAGTATCTCGTGCCATATCTCATGTCCTCGCATCCCGGCAGCACCGAGAAGGACGCCCAGATACTTCATGAATATATAAAAACATGGGGCTACGATCCCGAACAGGTTCAGGATTTTTACCCCACGCCGGGAACAGCTTCAACCTGTATGTTCTGGACAGGACTTGATCCGTTCACAGGAAAGCCGGTTTATGTTCCGCGTTCCCCGGAAGAAAAGCGTACTCAGAAAAAGCTGCTCCACGTCGAACGGAAAAACCATCGGACGAAAAAAGACCATAATTAA
- a CDS encoding extracellular solute-binding protein: MKKVISCILAAAMIAMAVAMTSCEEKPAVTGKNTGTAPVTGTVTGAADPDPWPTADLSGKTLKIFGREDTSWKTKPDILPETEVEDDVISSEITTRNQWLKDNYGFDIEFTGTTDADWLNTAKAELQAGTAGYNLFIGNGSNLAALSKENALVDLASHDTINLDREWWDQCSIRDLSIAGKVFFLTGSLSTSDIDCTYALYFNKAAAEENNIENPYQLVYDNKWTLDKLLEICKDVRVDTNDDGKWTDVDNYGYLCENYDSYAMFFGSGETVVKKNAEDLPEFSLETTRAADVVEAMKNYYTADGVFVNYAATITPMFQKRQSVFCGTILMKARTVFRQMDDDFGVLPLPKYESSQENYVSAVSSGTSGSLVGIPTSCDDVDSAVLMLELFTRKSHDTLRKGYYDVVVTKQSVRDEDSVKMLDIILGSRVFDAAYIYSWGGWFTWLYNIAGNPSGANIASQISAQKDKTLTDIQDTVDAFKSFIG, encoded by the coding sequence ATGAAAAAAGTTATTTCGTGCATTCTTGCGGCGGCTATGATCGCAATGGCCGTAGCAATGACTTCATGCGAAGAAAAGCCCGCCGTAACAGGCAAAAACACCGGCACCGCTCCTGTCACCGGCACTGTTACGGGCGCAGCCGATCCCGATCCGTGGCCGACGGCCGATCTCAGCGGCAAAACCTTGAAGATTTTCGGCAGAGAAGACACCAGCTGGAAGACAAAGCCTGACATTTTACCGGAAACCGAGGTTGAGGACGATGTCATCAGCTCTGAGATCACAACCAGAAATCAATGGCTGAAAGACAACTACGGCTTTGACATTGAATTCACCGGAACCACAGACGCCGATTGGCTCAATACAGCAAAAGCAGAATTACAGGCCGGCACAGCCGGATACAACCTGTTCATCGGCAACGGTTCAAACCTTGCCGCGCTTTCAAAGGAAAACGCGCTTGTGGACCTTGCTTCACACGACACCATAAATCTTGACCGCGAATGGTGGGATCAGTGCTCCATCCGAGACCTCTCCATCGCGGGTAAAGTGTTCTTCCTCACAGGAAGCCTTTCGACCTCCGATATCGACTGCACATACGCTTTGTATTTCAACAAGGCGGCAGCCGAAGAGAACAATATCGAGAATCCGTATCAGCTCGTATATGACAACAAATGGACTCTTGACAAGCTACTTGAAATTTGCAAGGATGTCCGCGTTGATACAAACGACGACGGCAAATGGACCGATGTCGACAATTACGGCTATCTTTGCGAAAACTATGACTCTTATGCCATGTTCTTCGGCTCCGGCGAAACCGTCGTCAAAAAGAACGCGGAGGATCTTCCAGAGTTTTCTCTTGAGACGACCCGCGCCGCTGATGTCGTCGAAGCTATGAAGAATTATTACACTGCTGACGGTGTGTTCGTAAACTATGCCGCAACTATCACTCCTATGTTCCAGAAGAGACAGTCCGTGTTCTGCGGAACAATTCTTATGAAAGCAAGAACAGTTTTCCGTCAGATGGATGACGACTTCGGAGTTCTCCCGCTTCCTAAATATGAATCTTCTCAGGAAAACTATGTAAGCGCAGTCAGCTCCGGAACAAGCGGCTCTCTTGTCGGCATACCGACGAGCTGTGACGATGTCGATTCTGCGGTTTTGATGCTCGAGTTGTTCACAAGAAAATCCCATGACACCCTCAGAAAGGGTTATTACGACGTTGTCGTTACCAAGCAGTCTGTCCGCGATGAGGATTCAGTAAAAATGCTCGACATTATCCTTGGCAGCCGTGTATTTGACGCCGCATATATTTACAGCTGGGGCGGCTGGTTCACATGGCTTTACAACATCGCCGGAAATCCCTCCGGAGCAAATATTGCTTCGCAAATCAGCGCTCAGAAGGATAAGACGCTCACTGACATTCAGGATACCGTCGACGCTTTCAAGTCATTTATCGGTTGA
- a CDS encoding DUF3788 domain-containing protein, with product MTWHTLFPQDSKPDFSDFSKYVSFNLWDDLCMYIEDTYKINPSIEYSRCSMEPGWNVKYKKSSRSICTLYPKENHFTCLISIGIKEAVETELIMQSFDLYLMELYQNTKPFNGSRWLMIDVTSQEILENVKTLINIRVKPKIAALNI from the coding sequence ATGACATGGCACACATTATTTCCGCAAGATAGTAAACCCGATTTTTCAGACTTTTCTAAATATGTCAGTTTTAATTTGTGGGATGATTTATGTATGTATATTGAAGATACTTATAAAATCAATCCGAGCATAGAATACAGCAGATGTTCAATGGAACCCGGCTGGAATGTGAAATATAAAAAATCCAGTCGTTCTATATGCACATTATATCCGAAAGAAAATCATTTCACTTGTTTGATTTCTATCGGTATAAAGGAAGCAGTAGAAACCGAATTGATAATGCAATCCTTTGATTTATATTTAATGGAGCTATATCAGAACACAAAGCCCTTTAACGGTTCGCGTTGGCTTATGATTGATGTAACTTCACAGGAAATATTAGAAAATGTAAAAACATTAATCAATATAAGGGTGAAGCCGAAAATTGCCGCTTTAAATATCTGA
- the rsmI gene encoding 16S rRNA (cytidine(1402)-2'-O)-methyltransferase gives MSNEIISGALYIVATPIGNLSDFSPRAVMILRGVSFIAAEDTRVTMKLCSYFDIKKPLVSYYENNKKVRGPEIISRLVAGESCALVSDAGTPAISDPGEDLVRLCAESSVPVFTVPGPCAAISALTLSGLFTGRFSFEGFLSTAKAERRERLIEVSTDRRTLIFYEAPHHLKETLDAMLTYLGNRRLSLARELTKLNEEVIRTDIAAAIEIYRHKEPKGEYVLVVEGAPKPSDSDAFWSDMTVKEHYEHYISSGAERMDAIKAVAHDRGIAKSVIYKELL, from the coding sequence TTGTCAAACGAGATAATATCGGGCGCGCTCTACATAGTCGCCACTCCAATTGGAAATTTATCGGACTTCTCGCCGCGCGCGGTAATGATACTGCGCGGGGTGAGCTTCATTGCCGCGGAGGATACGCGAGTCACAATGAAGCTGTGCTCGTATTTCGACATAAAAAAACCGCTCGTCAGCTATTATGAAAACAATAAAAAAGTACGGGGGCCGGAGATAATATCCCGTCTTGTCGCCGGTGAAAGCTGCGCGCTCGTCAGCGACGCAGGCACTCCCGCGATTTCCGATCCGGGAGAGGATCTCGTGCGGCTTTGTGCCGAAAGCTCCGTGCCGGTGTTCACCGTGCCGGGACCGTGCGCCGCGATATCGGCGCTTACTCTGTCCGGACTGTTTACCGGAAGATTTTCATTTGAAGGCTTTTTATCTACGGCAAAAGCAGAGCGCCGCGAAAGGCTTATCGAAGTCAGCACGGACCGTCGGACGCTTATTTTCTACGAGGCGCCGCATCATCTGAAGGAAACGCTTGACGCAATGCTCACCTATTTGGGCAACCGCCGCCTTTCGCTTGCCAGAGAGCTTACTAAGCTCAACGAAGAGGTTATCCGGACCGATATCGCCGCAGCAATAGAGATATACCGCCATAAAGAGCCGAAGGGCGAATATGTGCTTGTCGTAGAGGGCGCGCCGAAACCATCCGATTCCGACGCATTCTGGTCTGATATGACCGTGAAAGAACATTATGAACATTATATATCCTCCGGAGCAGAGCGGATGGATGCGATAAAGGCCGTCGCGCATGACCGCGGAATCGCAAAAAGCGTCATATATAAAGAGCTGTTGTAA
- a CDS encoding methyltransferase — translation MKRLDEICPGHSIYQYSDGFSYGTDAVLLTAFTRFKPGASGAELGTGTGVIPVLLCVYRRPKKIYSFEIQSKYASVAAENAGMNDFSNIIEVIEGDYLDASRHIPLTGLDFVVSNPPYMKSTSGYLNAGSDKLIARHEIKADIYGTCLSASKLLKNGGELFMVYRPDRMSELFAALKAARLEPKELVPVETRPREAPKLILCRAKKDALPSMKLRESFRIYDDNGELSDGMRRVYSEYRI, via the coding sequence ATGAAACGTCTCGACGAGATCTGCCCCGGACACAGCATATATCAATACAGCGACGGATTTTCCTACGGAACGGATGCCGTATTGCTTACGGCTTTTACACGGTTCAAGCCTGGCGCGTCCGGCGCGGAGCTGGGAACCGGGACCGGAGTCATACCGGTTCTGCTGTGCGTTTACCGGCGCCCGAAAAAAATATATTCATTCGAAATACAGTCGAAGTATGCCTCGGTCGCTGCGGAAAACGCCGGAATGAACGACTTTTCTAATATTATCGAAGTAATCGAGGGCGATTATCTTGATGCTTCGCGACATATTCCGCTCACCGGGCTTGACTTCGTGGTGTCTAATCCGCCTTATATGAAATCCACTTCCGGTTATCTCAACGCCGGTTCTGACAAGCTGATCGCGAGGCACGAAATAAAGGCCGACATTTACGGCACTTGTCTTTCGGCGTCAAAGCTTTTAAAAAACGGAGGAGAGCTGTTCATGGTTTACCGTCCCGATCGGATGAGCGAGTTGTTCGCCGCGCTAAAAGCCGCACGGCTTGAGCCTAAAGAGCTTGTGCCGGTCGAAACAAGACCCCGTGAAGCTCCGAAGCTGATACTTTGCCGCGCAAAAAAAGACGCTCTTCCGTCAATGAAGCTCAGGGAATCCTTCCGGATTTACGACGATAACGGAGAGCTTTCCGACGGTATGAGGAGAGTCTATTCTGAATATAGAATATAA
- a CDS encoding TetR/AcrR family transcriptional regulator has translation MSREIENPKELILDESKKIMYAEGYSGISIRRVAKKCGIAVGTIYNYFPTKKELIVEMMASFWEEYFTEIEEILGSREDFYVKLKNIFDSLGHFLIRFKAIWLNSELYNFPDYIESGLKKENIYINKLINLIEELLKKEIYGHTDSDEEKFDTHKMAGYIVINFISMIQMPYLEYQFFENILKKLF, from the coding sequence TTGTCCAGAGAAATTGAAAATCCAAAAGAGCTTATTTTGGATGAATCCAAAAAAATAATGTATGCCGAAGGATATTCGGGTATCAGTATAAGACGAGTTGCGAAGAAATGCGGCATAGCAGTGGGAACAATATATAATTACTTCCCCACAAAAAAAGAACTTATCGTAGAAATGATGGCAAGCTTTTGGGAGGAGTATTTTACCGAAATTGAAGAAATATTGGGTTCTCGGGAAGATTTTTATGTGAAGCTTAAAAATATATTTGATTCTCTCGGTCATTTTTTAATACGGTTTAAAGCGATTTGGTTAAACAGCGAGCTTTATAATTTTCCTGATTATATTGAAAGTGGTTTGAAAAAAGAAAACATATATATCAATAAGCTGATAAATTTAATTGAGGAATTACTGAAGAAGGAAATATACGGACACACTGATTCAGATGAAGAAAAATTTGACACTCATAAAATGGCCGGGTACATTGTAATTAATTTTATTTCAATGATACAAATGCCATATCTTGAATACCAATTTTTCGAAAATATACTTAAAAAACTGTTCTGA
- a CDS encoding class I SAM-dependent methyltransferase — MNTIWSTYLQRAGTLYYTRSLRFSDIFKESYAKSFNIDFVKNILEIGCGPGALSQSLYRWYPNAEILGTDRDSQFVKFSAKHAPYIKFLEADATKLPFGDNSFDVTISNTVQEHVEPSKFFGEQYRVLKPNGVCLVLSARRGINIQAPCIAEQTEFETEIYNRTKNFYSETDKKYNVCAYPLSESELPLAMQKFGFMNVSTNYLTINLTPDNPQYSKEIAYAMINANRQVELDSIEYLPHIAPNVVTADEIERLKEVKNTKYDKRLALYDAGEKQWDTNMSLTMILRGTK, encoded by the coding sequence ATGAATACTATTTGGTCAACATATTTACAGAGAGCTGGAACTCTTTATTACACCCGTTCACTTCGTTTTTCTGATATCTTTAAAGAGTCTTATGCAAAAAGTTTTAATATTGATTTTGTAAAAAACATTTTAGAAATTGGTTGTGGCCCTGGAGCATTATCACAATCGCTATATCGCTGGTATCCAAATGCTGAAATATTAGGCACAGACAGAGATAGTCAATTTGTTAAATTTTCAGCTAAACATGCACCATATATTAAATTTCTTGAAGCAGATGCAACTAAACTTCCTTTTGGCGATAATTCCTTTGATGTTACAATATCTAACACAGTACAAGAGCATGTAGAACCCTCTAAATTTTTTGGTGAACAATATAGGGTTTTAAAGCCAAATGGAGTTTGCCTTGTTTTGTCGGCAAGGAGAGGAATTAACATTCAAGCTCCATGTATTGCAGAACAAACGGAGTTTGAAACAGAAATTTATAATCGTACAAAAAACTTCTATTCTGAGACAGATAAAAAGTACAATGTTTGTGCTTATCCATTAAGCGAGTCTGAATTACCATTAGCCATGCAAAAGTTTGGCTTTATGAATGTTTCAACTAATTATTTGACAATAAATTTAACCCCTGATAATCCTCAATACTCAAAAGAAATAGCATATGCAATGATAAACGCTAATCGTCAAGTTGAACTTGACAGTATTGAATATCTACCACATATTGCGCCGAATGTTGTAACAGCCGATGAAATAGAAAGATTAAAGGAAGTCAAAAATACAAAGTATGACAAACGCCTTGCCCTTTATGACGCAGGAGAAAAACAATGGGATACTAATATGTCATTAACAATGATTTTACGTGGAACAAAATGA